A genomic stretch from Megalobrama amblycephala isolate DHTTF-2021 linkage group LG22, ASM1881202v1, whole genome shotgun sequence includes:
- the LOC125258260 gene encoding uncharacterized protein LOC125258260, which produces MANSKEVVVSDSQLSPDFIQELLPSAERTALLYNLSFLCLGGFPQLERMIRDQALETQMLFGSSEAVLLKCAGTSSNLVTSLFPILIKAVEKNKPVLAVIYLEKARTWIEDIISAVGDMVTRYEKRAQSVKTCTSDVYQEQNQTEGKIKEHTVEMKALEDALDKLKVELKQNESEMEAIENKIKKNTEEQQDLIENNKYHQSFLWGLFSFDGHYDNDAIIAKQAEQTPLIAKKDSVRNKKWEINIKQTDFQLKLANCKIKQGEIPSPVHLKQAQKNLDQIRQILVDLNKFWEKVSALLGTLKDKTFAGDKLIEYLEDMKEEFLESIEEAKKCWNRFGAGCERAQGIFSVQSKTAYKFLEINPSSLSEAERNKQYESIMEKLKKINPQASAKAAIPT; this is translated from the exons atggcCAATAGCAAAG AGGTTGTCGTCAGTGATTCTCAGTTGAGTCCAGACTTCATCCAGGAGCTTCTCCCGTCTGCGGAGCGAACGGCTCTCCTCTATAATCTGTCATTCTTGTGTCTGGGAGGCTTCCCACAGCTGGAGCGTATGATCAGAGACCAAGCTCTTGAAACACAAATGCTGTTCGGATCCTCTGAGGCTGTTCTGCTGAAG TGTGCCGGCACGAGTTCCAACCTGGTCACCTCGCTGTTCCCGATACTGATAAAAGCTGTTGAGAAGAACAAACCCGTACTGGCTGTGATCTACCTGGAGAAAGCCAGAACATGGATCGAGGACATCATCAGTGCCGTGGGTGACATGGTGACGAG GTATGAAAAACGAGCCCAAAGTGTGAAAACATGCACCAGTGATGTGTATCAAGAACAGAACCAGACTGAAGGAAAAATAAAGGAACACACTGTCGAGATGAAGGCTCTGGAGGATGCTCTGGACAAGCTTAAAGTGGAGCTGAAACAAAATGAGAGCGAAATGGAGGCAATTgagaacaaaattaaaaaaaacactgaagagCAGCAGGATCTGATCGAAAATAATAAATACCATCAGTCTTTTTTATGGGGCTTGTTCTCATTTGATGGACACTATGACAATGATGCTATTATTGCTAAACAAGCCGAACAGACCCCTCTTATCGCTAAAAAGGACAGTGTGCGAAACAAAAAGTGGGAAATTAACATCAAACAGACTGATTTTCAGCTGAAGTTGgccaattgcaaaataaaacagG GTGAGATTCCCAGTCCTGTTCACCTGAAGCAAGCGCAGAAGAATCTTGATCAAATCCGACAAATTCTGGTTGATCTTAATAAGTTCTGGGAGAAAGTGTCTGCTTTGCTAGGCACACTGAAAGACAAGACCTTTGCTGGAGATAAACTGATTGAATACCTGGAAGACATGAAGGAGGAGTttctggagtccattgaagaAGCAAAAAAG TGCTGGAACAGGTTTGGTGCAGGCTGTGAGAGAGCACAGGGCATCTTCAGCGTTCAGTCAAAGACTGCATATAAATTCCTGGAGATCAATCCGTCTTCACTCTCAGAGGCTGAAAGGAATAAGCAGTACGAGTCTATCATGGAGAAGCTGAAGAAGATCAATCCTCAGGCCTCGGCCAAAGCCGCCATCCCTACATGA
- the aoc1 gene encoding amiloride-sensitive amine oxidase [copper-containing], whose translation MWFSWILLLASLATSSASSRTREWAQHGALMFADLSPREMNAVRDYLYSCSELGLTSARNKSLKKNSILLMELHVPRKHEALRALDRGQAKPSRQARVVVQFGNQMEPNVTEFVVGPLPYPKSYQLKTFKGDRPIRFESRPISSVEYEHLNGVLDKVAAKANKILQESTGFTYGNCTDRCLTFSDIAPRGLGPGERRTWIMLQKFVEGYFIHPVGFEVLINHQNLDHEKWTVEKVWYNGQYFDSVEELVEKYEKGTITKLELPKHDDEDLFSTYIPRGHMNTRTDIHGAKLVEPQGRRFQVEENFVEYAGWSFAYRVRSSAGLQIFDLRFNGERIAYEISLQEAIAFYSGDTPAAMQTKYIDAGWAMGTSDYELAPGIDCPEIAHFVDLYHYYDTDKPVRYRNALCIFEMTTALPLRRHFNSNFQGGFNFYGGLENHVLVIRTTSTVYNYDYIWDFVFYQNGVMESRVSATGYIHATFFTENGLNYGTRVYNYVLGNLHTHLIHYKVDLDIAGRDNSFESIGLKYVNFTNPWSPGHSIVQSKLHRTQHETERSAAFRFGKKFPKYLHFYNPNQKNKWGHKKGYRIQYNSHANSVLPRGWREENGITWSRYQLAVTRHKDSEVTSSSIYTQNDPWEPVVSFEEFIRNNENIVNQDLVAWVTVGFLHIPHSEDIPNTATPGNAVGFFLRPFNFFDEDPSLASRSTVIVRPDEKGQPKVQRWTPEVVGHCVSDKPFFYNGTYAGV comes from the exons ATGTGGTTCTCCTGGATTCTGCTTCTGGCTTCTCTAGCAACGTCCTCCGCGTCATCAAGAACTCGGGAATGGGCTCAACATGGAGCTCTGATGTTTGCCGATCTCAGTCCCCGAGAGATGAACGCTGTGAGAGACTACCTCTACTCCTGCAGCGAGCTGGGCCTCACCTCGGCGCGAAACAAGTCCCTCAAGAAGAACAGCATCCTCCTTATGGAGTTGCATGTTCCCCGAAAACATGAGGCGCTCCGTGCGCTGGACAGAGGACAGGCGAAACCTTCACGGCAGGCACGTGTTGTGGTGCAGTTCGGGAACCAGATGGAGCCGAACGTAACGGAGTTTGTCGTCGGACCCCTGCCTTACCCGAAGTCCTACCAGTTGAAGACGTTCAAGGGTGACCGGCCCATCCGCTTCGAGTCGAGGCCAATCTCCTCTGTGGAGTATGAGCACCTGAATGGGGTTTTGGATAAAGTAGCAGCTAAAGCAAACAAGATTCTGCAGGAGAGCACCGGGTTTACTTACGGCAACTGCACTGATCGCTGCTTGACCTTCTCGGACATTGCGCCTCGTGGTTTAGGGCCAGGAGAGAGGCGGACATGGATCATGTTGCAGAAGTTTGTGGAGGGCTACTTCATCCACCCTGTGGGCTTCGAGGTCCTTATTAACCACCAAAACCTGGATCATGAAAAGTGGACGGTGGAGAAGGTGTGGTATAACGGACAGTATTTTGATAGTGTGGAAGAACTTGTAGAGAAGTACGAGAAAGGGACAATCACTAAACTCGAGCTGCCGAAGCATGACGATGAGGATCTTTTCTCCACTTACATCCCCCGTGGACACATGAACACACGGACAGACATCCATGGAGCAAAGCTTGTCGAACCTCAAGGCCGCAGATTCCAGGTGGAGGAAAACTTTGTGGAATATGCTGGATGGTCCTTTGCCTATCGGGTTCGCTCTTCGGCTGGGTTGCAGATCTTTGATCTTCGCTTCAACGGGGAGAGAATTGCTTATGAAATCAGCCTGCAGGAAGCCATTGCCTTCTACTCTGGAGATACTCCGGCCGCCATGCAGACCAAATACATTGATGCCGGTTGGGCGATGGGCACCTCGGATTATGAATTGGCACCTGGGATCGACTGTCCAGAAATTGCTCATTTTGTAGACCTTTACCATTACTATGATACAGACAAACCTGTGCGTTACAGAAACGCTCTCTGCATCTTTGAAATGACCACAGCGCTACCTCTGAGGAGACACTTCAATAGCAACTTCCAAGGAGGGTTTAATTTCTACGGAGGCCTGGAAAACCATGTTCTGGTGATCAGAACCACATCGACTGTGTACAACTATGACTACATCTGGGACTTTGTCTTCTACCAGAATGGCGTAATGGAGTCTAGAGTGAGTGCGACTGGGTACATCCATGCAACGTTCTTCACGGAAAACGGACTGAACTATGGAACCAGGGTTTACAACTATGTACTTGGCAACCTGCACACCCATCTAATTCACTACAAAGTGGATCTTGACATTGCAG GGAGGGACAACAGCTTTGAATCCATTGGTCTGAAATATGTTAATTTTACTAATCCCTGGAGCCCGGGACATTCCATTGTGCAATCAAAGCTGCATAGGACGCAGCATGAAACTGAACGCAGTGCTGCCTTCCGCTTTGGCAAGAAGTTTCCCAAATACCTGCACTTCTACAATCCCAATCAAAAAAACAAGTGGGGGCATAAGAAGGGCTATCGAATCCAGTATAACTCACATGCTAACAGTGTTTTGCCCCGGGGCTGGAGGGAGGAAAATGGTATTACGTGGTCAAG ATACCAGTTGGCTGTAACCAGACACAAGGACAGTGAGGTCACCAGCAGTAGCATCTATACTCAGAATGACCCTTGGGAGCCTGTTGTTTCCTTCGAGGAATTCATTCGCAACAATGAAAACATTGTTAATCAG GATTTGGTTGCCTGGGTGACGGTGGGATTCTTACACATTCCTCATTCTGAAGACATTCCCAACACGGCGACTCCAGGAAATGCGGTGGGATTCTTCCTGCGTCCCTTCAACTTTTTTGACGAGGACCCCTCGCTTGCGTCCCGCAGCACGGTCATAGTGCGACCAGATGAAAAGGGCCAGCCGAAGGTTCAGAGATGGactccagaggtcgtaggtcacTGTGTCTCAGACAAGCCTTTCTTCTATAATGGTACTTACGCTGGTGTCTAG